In Thermoanaerobacterium xylanolyticum LX-11, the genomic window GCATTTTTCAGGATCTATGTAAGCTTTGCCATCTACCAGTGATATGGCATCTTCCGGACAATTTTTGATACATGTCTGACAGGCAGTGCATTTTTTGCCTACTTTTGGGCTTACGGTAGAGTGCTGCTGCTGTTTGCCTGCTCTTGTAGCACACCCCATAGCAAGATTTTTTATGGCACCACCAAATCCAGCAATCTCATGTGCCTTAAAATGCGAAAGCACGATCATGGAATTGGCATTGACTATGTTAGACGATATTTTTACCGTCTTAAAGTGCTTCTTGTTTATCTCTACTTCATCCGCATCTTTGCTTAATAAGCCATCTGCTATTATCAAGGGTGCATTGACAACGGCATAAGCGAAACCATTTTCTATGGCTGTAATCAAATGGTCTACGGCATTCGCGCGGCTTCCCTTATAAAGTGTATTCGAATCAGTCAAAAACGGTTTGCCGCCGTTGGCCTTAACCTTGTCTACCACTTGTCTTACAAAGATGGGATTTATGTATGCGTTATTTCCTCTTTCTCCAAAATGCAGTTTTATTGCAACCAAATCGTCTTTCTTAAAAATGCTTTTAAATCCTGCTACGTCAAAAAGCCTTGATACTTTTGATGTAATACTTCCTGATGGCTTTAAAGACCTCATATTGTAATAGTATACCTTTGATTTCATCGAAATCACTCCTTTAATCACCAGCTAATTTTCCCTTTAACATTTTTGCACCTTTTTTTACATAACCCAATATAGAATTGTCCGATAGCATTATAATCGCAATGTAGACGATAGAACCCGCAAAAATTGCAGTTACTAATGATACGGCTTCGTAAATTTTTGTAGCCGGAAAATGTCTCATGACAAGATTGAATGTCAAATATGCAAATCCCCCCATTACTATAGATCCTGTAATTGCTTTTATAAACGAAGCTAAAATTTCATATCCCC contains:
- a CDS encoding DUF362 domain-containing protein, giving the protein MKSKVYYYNMRSLKPSGSITSKVSRLFDVAGFKSIFKKDDLVAIKLHFGERGNNAYINPIFVRQVVDKVKANGGKPFLTDSNTLYKGSRANAVDHLITAIENGFAYAVVNAPLIIADGLLSKDADEVEINKKHFKTVKISSNIVNANSMIVLSHFKAHEIAGFGGAIKNLAMGCATRAGKQQQHSTVSPKVGKKCTACQTCIKNCPEDAISLVDGKAYIDPEKCIGCGECITMCQYDAINPQWGTDMDEFVERMTEYAYGAYMNKKGKIAFMNFVMNVTPLCDCTPWSDAPIVQDIGILASFDPVAIDKASFDLVNRQAGNPHSALGDLGRGLNEGDDKFAAVHPETRGDIQFKYGEELGMGTTDYELVELK